The Anaerolineae bacterium genomic sequence GCAAGACCATCCGGGTGCACGGCCTGATCAAGCTGTATCGGGGGTGGCCGGAAATCGTGGTGGAGGAGCCGGCCCAGATCGAGATACTGACGCCGGCAAACGATTGAGGGAACGAATGTCTGAGGAAGGTGTGGTTGCGTTGGATTTGACGGCCTGCGCCGGCATGCTGAGCGAGGCCGGCTATGACGTGCACGCCGGCAGTACCGTGATCGGCCGGCGGGAGCGCGGGGACTACGTGCGGGAGATTGTGGTGGACGCCGGCGGGCGCGTGCGTCTCACGGAGACCCTGCTCACCATGCCGCCGCGCGGCCGGCGGTTCCAGCGCGCCGGCTTCGAGTTTCGCTTCCTGCACGAGGAGCGGGAAATCACCACCGTGACCTGGAAGGTTCGCTCGGTACAAGCACTGCGCGAGAGCCTCAGCGTGGTGGAGGACCTGCTGGCAAGCGGGCCGGCGGCCGGCGCCGGCTGATATCAGGTACAGCGCGATGATCGTTATCCTGACCCACGAAAACACCGATTTTGATGCCATCGCCGCCCAGCTCGGGGCGTGGAAACTGCATCCCAACGCCCTGCCCGTTGTGCCGCGCCATCCGAACCGCAATGTGCGCGACTTCCTGACCCTTTATTGGGATGAACTGCCCTTT encodes the following:
- a CDS encoding tRNA nucleotidyl transferase, with product MIVILTHENTDFDAIAAQLGAWKLHPNALPVVPRHPNRNVRDFLTLYWDELPF